One Oscillospiraceae bacterium genomic region harbors:
- a CDS encoding hydrogenase maturation nickel metallochaperone HypA — protein MHELGIVFHIIRTVEDVAKQNDVTRIRRVTLQLGEVSGVVESYLQDCWKWAAAKTDLLPGAVLTVETIPAVTQCQACGRQYETVRYGRICPHCQSPDTYLVQGSEMMIKEIEAVEADDAAT, from the coding sequence ATGCATGAACTGGGAATCGTTTTCCATATCATACGCACAGTGGAAGACGTGGCAAAACAGAACGATGTAACGCGCATACGACGTGTAACGCTGCAATTGGGCGAGGTGAGCGGCGTGGTGGAGAGCTACCTGCAGGATTGCTGGAAGTGGGCTGCTGCCAAAACGGACCTGCTGCCCGGCGCGGTGCTGACGGTGGAGACCATCCCGGCCGTCACCCAATGCCAAGCCTGCGGCCGGCAGTACGAGACCGTGCGCTACGGCCGAATCTGCCCCCATTGCCAAAGCCCGGATACCTACCTGGTGCAGGGCAGCGAGATGATGATAAAAGAAATTGAAGCGGTGGAAGCGGACGACGCGGCCACCTGA
- a CDS encoding acetylxylan esterase: MTITEQKAFLQTYTGKAQAPAHPAQDWADAVKELHFEAQTAPVEFANAYGVYERLTITYEGRTVTARVIRPASAGQHPLLLMYHDLNRGVRGWHHMTRFLALGFGTVALEAEPYKGDWLADPAQAEFRTRYKDALAVAKAALALPWVDAERVYAFGEGFGGGLALLTACLLPQVKRCAVLNPLPGDFAGAGVAGQDDLDLANFAPLCRAEVLLGSCLMDTYAPPQGQAAIYNRLGGPKQWKMYPKYVHERVNFFENQMLLFFKNGIAE, encoded by the coding sequence ATGACTATCACCGAACAGAAAGCCTTTTTGCAGACTTACACCGGCAAGGCGCAGGCCCCGGCACATCCGGCCCAGGATTGGGCAGACGCCGTGAAGGAACTGCATTTTGAAGCGCAGACTGCCCCAGTGGAATTTGCCAACGCTTACGGTGTGTATGAGCGGCTGACAATCACCTACGAAGGCCGCACCGTCACGGCGCGTGTCATCCGCCCGGCTTCAGCGGGGCAGCATCCCCTGCTTTTGATGTACCACGATCTGAACCGCGGCGTGCGCGGCTGGCACCACATGACGCGGTTTTTGGCGCTGGGCTTTGGTACGGTGGCGCTGGAGGCCGAGCCTTACAAGGGCGATTGGCTGGCTGACCCCGCGCAGGCAGAGTTCCGCACGCGGTATAAGGACGCGCTGGCCGTGGCCAAGGCCGCGCTGGCGCTGCCCTGGGTGGACGCGGAACGGGTGTATGCTTTTGGAGAGGGCTTCGGCGGCGGACTGGCACTGCTGACGGCCTGCCTGCTGCCCCAGGTGAAGCGCTGTGCGGTGCTGAATCCCCTGCCCGGCGATTTTGCCGGAGCGGGCGTGGCCGGACAGGATGACCTCGACCTTGCCAATTTTGCGCCCCTTTGCCGCGCCGAGGTGCTGTTGGGCAGCTGCCTGATGGACACCTACGCGCCGCCCCAGGGGCAGGCGGCCATCTACAACCGGCTGGGCGGCCCCAAGCAGTGGAAGATGTACCCCAAGTATGTACATGAACGTGTCAACTTTTTCGAGAATCAGATGCTGCTTTTCTTCAAGAATGGCATCGCGGAGTAA
- a CDS encoding FAD-dependent oxidoreductase — translation MITDRIPAKNRPLTAEDPEYWGLASIVTDEMADVALKMKVRKPMTLPEIVKATGKTAEELEPLLYKMSCVGLLEYNWENPRREKQYVLPMFVPGSAEFFNMNKQQIAEHPEVTAFFERMTFLPLEHITAMVPPGGAGIGMHVIPVEKAIETENQSLDIEHISHWLKKYEGKYAAGPCSCRMSRAAMGEGCGDDPDDWCIGVGDMADYLVETHKGHYITYDEVMQILQKAEDNGFVHQITNIDGENKIFAICNCNVNVCNALRTSQLFNTPNMSRSAYVAKVEKENCVACGRCVEYCPAGAVKLGQKLCTKSGPIVYPRQELPDAAKWGPEKWAIDYRDKNRINCYDTGTAPCKTACPAHIAVQGYLKMAAQGRYRDALALIKKENPFPAVCGRICNRRCEDACTRGTIDQAVAIDAVKKFIAQQDLNAESRYVPPVVQPSLQGLWKQKIAIIGGGPAGLSCAYFLALQGYKPTVFEKNPHPGGMLRYGIPSFKLEKDVIDAEIEILKELGVEIRCGVEVGKEVTLADLRADGYKAFYLAIGCQGGRKAGVPGEEAAGIQTAVNLLRTVGDDENYKMSGRTVVIGGGNVAIDAARVSLRCGADAVTMVCLEPRDGMPASAEEIAEAEEEGTAIRCGYGPKEFVTENGHVTAVVLKKCTGLYNPEGRFAPTYDENDTITLPCDNVVLSIGQCIEWGGLLDGEAVELGRGQGAVADPVTYQTAQPDVFVGGDVYTGPRFAIDAIAAGKQGAVSIHRFVQPNTSMTIGRNRREFFELDKGNLSIGEYDHTPRQQAAVDEHIDVHRSFRDAHLTLTETQVRAETARCLGCGASVVDPNKCIGCGVCTTKCEFDAIHLHRDLPQCSKMMKSEDKFKAILPYMAKREIKIRFAKKGK, via the coding sequence ATGATCACCGACCGCATCCCCGCCAAAAACCGCCCCCTGACAGCGGAGGACCCCGAGTATTGGGGTCTGGCCAGCATCGTGACCGACGAGATGGCCGACGTTGCCTTAAAAATGAAGGTGCGCAAGCCGATGACCCTGCCGGAGATCGTAAAGGCCACCGGCAAAACTGCCGAAGAACTGGAACCGCTTTTGTACAAAATGTCCTGCGTGGGCTTGCTGGAGTATAACTGGGAGAACCCGCGCCGGGAGAAACAGTACGTACTGCCGATGTTTGTGCCCGGCAGCGCTGAGTTTTTTAACATGAATAAGCAGCAGATCGCCGAACACCCGGAAGTTACGGCGTTCTTTGAGCGGATGACTTTTTTGCCGCTGGAGCATATCACCGCCATGGTGCCGCCGGGCGGTGCGGGCATCGGCATGCACGTTATCCCCGTGGAAAAAGCCATCGAGACCGAGAACCAATCGCTGGACATTGAGCATATCTCCCACTGGCTGAAAAAGTACGAGGGCAAGTATGCGGCGGGGCCCTGTTCCTGCCGGATGTCCCGCGCGGCCATGGGCGAGGGCTGCGGCGACGACCCTGACGACTGGTGCATCGGCGTGGGCGACATGGCGGATTATCTGGTGGAGACCCACAAGGGCCACTATATCACCTACGACGAAGTAATGCAGATCCTGCAGAAGGCCGAGGACAACGGCTTTGTGCACCAGATCACCAACATTGACGGCGAGAACAAGATTTTTGCCATCTGCAACTGCAATGTCAACGTCTGCAACGCGCTGCGCACCAGCCAGCTGTTCAACACGCCCAACATGAGCCGCTCGGCCTATGTAGCCAAGGTGGAAAAGGAAAACTGCGTGGCCTGTGGGCGCTGCGTGGAGTACTGCCCCGCCGGTGCGGTGAAGCTGGGCCAAAAACTGTGTACCAAGAGCGGGCCGATCGTTTACCCGCGGCAGGAATTGCCCGACGCCGCCAAGTGGGGGCCGGAGAAGTGGGCCATCGACTACCGCGACAAGAACCGCATCAACTGCTACGACACCGGCACGGCCCCCTGCAAGACGGCCTGCCCCGCCCACATTGCGGTGCAGGGCTACCTGAAGATGGCCGCCCAGGGCCGCTACCGCGACGCGCTGGCGCTGATCAAAAAGGAGAACCCATTCCCCGCCGTGTGCGGGCGCATCTGCAACCGCCGGTGCGAGGATGCCTGTACCCGCGGCACCATCGACCAGGCCGTGGCCATTGACGCTGTGAAGAAGTTCATTGCCCAGCAGGACTTGAACGCCGAGAGCCGCTATGTGCCGCCGGTGGTGCAGCCCTCACTGCAGGGGCTGTGGAAACAGAAAATTGCCATCATCGGCGGCGGCCCTGCGGGTTTGAGCTGTGCATACTTTTTGGCGCTGCAGGGCTACAAGCCCACCGTGTTTGAGAAAAATCCCCATCCGGGCGGCATGCTGCGGTATGGCATCCCCTCGTTTAAATTGGAGAAGGACGTTATCGATGCCGAAATTGAGATTTTGAAAGAACTGGGCGTCGAGATCCGCTGCGGCGTGGAGGTCGGCAAGGAAGTAACGCTGGCTGACTTGCGCGCAGACGGGTATAAGGCGTTCTATCTGGCCATCGGCTGCCAGGGTGGCCGCAAGGCCGGTGTGCCCGGCGAGGAAGCTGCGGGTATCCAGACCGCCGTGAACCTGCTGCGCACCGTGGGCGACGATGAGAACTATAAGATGAGCGGCAGGACCGTGGTCATCGGCGGCGGCAACGTGGCCATTGATGCGGCGCGTGTCTCGCTGCGGTGCGGCGCGGACGCGGTAACGATGGTCTGCCTGGAGCCCCGGGACGGCATGCCGGCTTCGGCCGAAGAAATTGCCGAGGCCGAGGAGGAAGGCACCGCCATCCGCTGCGGCTACGGCCCTAAAGAGTTCGTGACGGAAAACGGCCATGTGACCGCCGTGGTGCTGAAAAAATGCACGGGTCTTTACAATCCAGAGGGACGCTTTGCACCTACCTACGACGAAAACGATACCATTACCCTGCCCTGCGACAATGTGGTGCTGAGCATTGGCCAGTGCATCGAATGGGGCGGTCTGCTGGACGGTGAAGCCGTAGAGCTGGGCCGCGGCCAGGGCGCTGTGGCCGACCCTGTGACCTACCAGACCGCCCAGCCGGACGTGTTTGTGGGCGGCGACGTCTACACCGGCCCGCGCTTTGCCATTGACGCCATCGCCGCCGGCAAGCAGGGCGCGGTATCCATCCACCGCTTTGTGCAGCCCAACACCAGCATGACCATCGGCCGCAACCGGCGGGAATTCTTTGAGCTGGACAAGGGCAACCTTTCCATTGGTGAATACGACCATACGCCCCGCCAGCAGGCCGCCGTAGATGAGCACATCGACGTGCATCGTTCGTTCCGGGATGCCCACCTGACGCTGACCGAAACGCAGGTACGGGCCGAGACCGCCCGCTGCCTGGGCTGCGGCGCCAGTGTAGTGGACCCCAACAAGTGCATCGGCTGCGGCGTTTGCACCACCAAGTGCGAGTTTGACGCCATCCACCTGCATCGTGACCTGCCCCAGTGCAGCAAGATGATGAAGAGCGAGGACAAGTTCAAGGCAATTTTGCCCTATATGGCCAAGCGGGAGATCAAGATCCGCTTTGCCAAAAAGGGAAAGTGA
- a CDS encoding response regulator transcription factor, protein MANEKILVVDDDKNICELLRLYLVKEGYSVTMAHDGEAALTDFDKLHPDLVLLDVMMPVMDGWEVCRKIRAKDNTPIIMLTAKGETYDKVLGLELGADDYIVKPFDAKEVTARIKAVLRRTAAKEDTNKGVYDFDNLHLDMNRYELKVKGKVVEAPPKELELLACLAGHPNRVYTRDQLLDEVWGFEYYGDSRTIDVHVKRLREKLEGASEQWNLKTVWGVGYKFEVKE, encoded by the coding sequence ATGGCAAACGAAAAGATCCTCGTTGTCGATGACGATAAAAATATCTGCGAACTGCTGCGTCTTTACCTGGTCAAGGAGGGCTACTCGGTCACGATGGCCCATGACGGCGAAGCAGCCCTGACCGACTTTGACAAACTGCATCCCGACCTGGTCCTGCTGGACGTTATGATGCCGGTAATGGACGGATGGGAAGTCTGCCGCAAGATCCGCGCCAAGGACAACACCCCCATTATCATGCTGACGGCCAAGGGCGAGACCTACGATAAGGTGCTGGGTCTGGAGCTGGGTGCCGACGACTACATCGTCAAGCCCTTTGACGCCAAGGAAGTCACCGCCCGCATCAAGGCCGTGCTGCGCCGCACCGCCGCCAAAGAGGACACCAACAAGGGCGTCTACGATTTCGACAACCTGCACCTGGATATGAACCGCTACGAACTGAAAGTCAAGGGCAAAGTCGTCGAGGCCCCGCCCAAGGAGTTGGAGCTGCTGGCCTGCCTGGCGGGCCACCCCAACCGTGTTTACACCCGTGACCAGCTGTTGGATGAGGTCTGGGGCTTTGAGTATTACGGCGACTCCCGTACCATCGACGTCCACGTCAAGCGTCTGCGCGAGAAGCTGGAAGGCGCCTCCGAGCAGTGGAACCTC
- the hypB gene encoding hydrogenase nickel incorporation protein HypB, which produces MDTVKILEVKQSIFASNDEQAEALRKELKKKKVFLLNLMSAPGSGKTTTLRRTIAALKDELRIGVMEADIDSDVDARAIAETGTKAIQLHTGGMCHLDAEMTRQGLEGLGEDGLDLVVLENVGNLVCPAEFDTGAVKNAMILSVPEGHDKPLKYPLMFQVCDVVLVNKIDVLPYFDFDMDKCREYVAMRNPQAKVIPICARTGEGMDEWTAWLKEQVSQWQA; this is translated from the coding sequence ATGGACACTGTAAAAATTCTGGAAGTGAAGCAGAGCATCTTTGCTTCCAACGACGAGCAGGCCGAAGCCCTGCGCAAGGAACTGAAAAAGAAAAAGGTATTTTTGCTGAATCTGATGAGCGCACCCGGCTCCGGCAAGACCACTACCCTGCGCCGCACCATTGCCGCGCTGAAGGACGAGCTGCGCATCGGCGTGATGGAGGCGGATATTGACTCCGACGTCGACGCCCGTGCCATAGCCGAGACCGGGACGAAGGCCATCCAGCTGCATACCGGCGGCATGTGCCACCTGGACGCCGAGATGACCCGGCAGGGGCTGGAGGGCTTAGGCGAGGACGGGCTGGATTTGGTAGTGCTGGAAAATGTGGGTAACCTTGTCTGCCCGGCCGAGTTTGACACGGGCGCGGTGAAGAATGCGATGATTTTGTCAGTACCCGAGGGCCACGACAAGCCGCTGAAATACCCGCTGATGTTTCAGGTGTGCGATGTGGTGCTGGTCAACAAAATCGACGTGCTGCCGTACTTTGATTTTGACATGGACAAATGCCGGGAGTATGTGGCAATGCGCAACCCGCAAGCGAAGGTCATTCCCATCTGCGCACGCACCGGCGAAGGCATGGATGAATGGACCGCTTGGCTGAAAGAGCAGGTCAGCCAGTGGCAGGCGTAA